One Mustela nigripes isolate SB6536 chromosome 5, MUSNIG.SB6536, whole genome shotgun sequence DNA segment encodes these proteins:
- the TEAD3 gene encoding transcriptional enhancer factor TEF-5, whose protein sequence is MGEGFSGGPQGRRGGERLGAGRPGAATGREAAGSFGSGGAARPERPPELGPGSGGPVGSGPEPRATSTIASNSWNASSSPGEAREDGPEGLDKGLDNDAEGVWSPDIEQSFQEALAIYPPCGRRKIILSDEGKMYGRNELIARYIKLRTGKTRTRKQVSSHIQVLARKKVREYQVGIKVSSHLQVLARRKSREIQSKLKAMNLDQVSKDKALQSMASMSSAQIVSASVLQNKFSPPSPLPQAVFSTSSRFWSNPPLLGQQPGPSQDIKPFAQPAYPIQPPLPPTLSSYEPLTPLPPAAASVPVWQDRTIASSRLRLLEYSAFMEVQRDPDTYSKHLFVHIGQTNPAFSDPPLEAVDVRQIYDKFPEKKGGLKELYEKGPSNAFFLVKFWADLNSTIQEGPGAFYGVSSQYSSADSMTISVSTKVCSFGKQVVEKVETEYARLENGRFVYRIHRSPMCEYMINFIHKLKHLPEKYMMNSVLENFTILQVVTSRDSQETLLVIAFVFEVSTSEHGAQHHVYKLVKD, encoded by the exons ATGGGGGAAGGATTCAGTGGAGGCCCGCAGG GAAGGCGAGGAGGGGAGCGCCTAGGCGCGGGAAGGCCGGGAGCAGCCACGGGTCGCGAAGCAGCGGG CTCCTTCGGGTCCGGCGGAGCGGCCCGGCCGGAGCGCCCCCCCGAGCTCGGACCAG GCTCCGGCGGCCCAGTGGGCTcaggcccagagcccagagcaaCCAGCACAATAGCGTCCAACAGCTGGAATGCCAGCAGCAGCCCCGGGGAGGCCCGGGAGGATGGGCCTGAGGGCCTGGACAAGGGGCTGGACAACGATGCAGAGGGCGTGTGGAGCCCCGACATCGAGCAGAGCTTCCAGGAGGCCCTGGCCATCTACCCACCCTGCGGCCGCCGCAAGATCATCCTGTCAGACGAGGGCAAGATGTACG GTCGAAATGAGCTGATTGCACGCTACATTAAACTGAGGACCGGGAAGACTCGGACAAGAAAACAG GTGTCCAGCCACATACAGGTTCTAGCTCGGAAGAAGGTGCGGGAGTACCAGGTTGGCATCAAG GTCTCTAGCCACTTGCAGGTTCTAGCCAGGCGGAAATCTCGAGAGATTCAGTCCAAGCTAAAG GCCATGAACCTG gacCAGGTCTCCAAGGACAAAGCCCTCCAGAGCATGGCCTCCATGTCATCCGCCCAGATTGTCTCCGCCAGCGTCCTACAGAACAAGTTCagcccaccctcccctctgccccaagccgtcttctccacttcctcacgg TTCTGGAGCAACCCCCCTCTCCTGGGACAGCAGCCTGGACCCTCTCAGGA CATCAAGCCCTTTGCACAGCCAGCCTACCCCATCCAGCCACCCCTGCCGCCGACGCTCAGCA GTTACGAGCCCCTGACCCCGCTCCCCCCAGCTGCTGCCTCCGTGCCCGTGTGGCAGGACCGCACCATCGCCTCCTCCCGGCTGCGGCTCCTTGAATATTCCGCCTTCATGGAGGTGCAGCGAGACCCCGACACG TACAGCAAACACCTCTTCGTGCACATCGGCCAGACGAACCCCGCCTTCTCCGACCCGCCGCTGGAGGCTGTCGATGTGCGACAGATCTATGACAAGTTCCCGGAGAAGAAAGGTGGACTGAAGGAACTCTATGAGAAGGGGCCCTCTAACGCCTTCTTCCTCGTTAAGTTCTGG GCGGACCTCAACAGCACCATCCAGGAGGGCCCCGGAGCCTTCTATGGGGTCAGCTCTCAGTACAGCTCGGCCGACAGCATGACCATCAGCGTCTCCACCAAGGTGTGCTCCTTTGGCAAGCAGGTGGTGGAGAAGGTAGAG ACGGAGTACGCCAGGCTGGAGAACGGCCGCTTCGTGTACCGCATCCATCGCTCCCCCATGTGCGAGTACATGATCAATTTCATCCACAAGCTGAAGCACCTGCCGGAGAAGTACATGATGAACAGCGTGCTGGAGAATTTCACCATCCTGCAG GTGGTCACCAGCCGGGACTCCCAGGAGACCCTGCTCGTCATTGCTTTCGTCTTCGAAGTCTCCACCAGCGAGCATGGGGCCCAGCACCATGTCTACAAGCTCGTCAAAGACTAG
- the TULP1 gene encoding tubby-related protein 1 has product MPLQDDTLREVWASDSPQRPVKGQKLRKKRTEAPESPGPKGSKPRRPGGGLGTEPGSALQAGRRGKPREDPAPQPPEARPPRTVYAKFLRDPEVKRDPRETFLVARAPDAADEDEEESDEDQKEEEEAEEKKRKTPLPPKKPPKEKTSAGIKERKAKAQGQKGDLGSPVPPAKPLRLKKKEAPAGEGPRMRRTKKKGSGETDRDPSGSPARVRKKTPAALFLVREEGSADKAPKKKGTSKGPEEAQKEDEEEAEEGAAVGTKNSNQKGKAKGKAKKVGIQRGRGLRPLQGAGHTRDGPTFWQLKVVLPVLPVSQYWGPAESRGASASGPDTRSAPNQKEERAPSPPMEVDEPREFVLQPAPQGRTVRCRLTRDKKGMDRGLYPSYFLHLDTEKKVFLLAGRKRKRSKTANYLISSDPTNLSRGGENFIGKLRSNLLGNRFTVFDNGQNPHRGGGSTNVGSLRQELAAVIYETNVLGFRGPRRMTVIIPGMNSDNERVPIRPRNASDGLLVRWQNKTLESLIELHNKPPIWNEDSGSYTLNFQGRVTQASVKNFQIIHADDPDYIVLQFGRVAEDAFTLDYRYPLCALQAFAIALSSFDGKLACE; this is encoded by the exons ATGCCCCTGCAGGACGACACCCTCCGAGAGGTGTGGGCCTCAGACAG TCCGCAGCGACCCGTCAAGGGGCAGAAGTTGAGGAAGAAGAGGACGGAGGCCCCGGAGTCCCCGGGCCCTAAGGGATCCAAGCCCCGGAGACCTGGAGGCGGGCTGGGCACCGAGCCCGGGAGCGCTCTCCAGG CCGGGCGGAGGGGGAAGCCGCGGGAGGATCCGGCCCCGCAGCCCCCAGAGGCCCGGCCGCCGCGCACCGTCTACGCCAAGTTCCTCAGGGACCCCGAGGTCAAGCGCGACCCGCGGGAAACCTTCCTGGTAGCGCGAGCCCCGGACGCGGCTGACG AGGATGAGGAGGAATCAGACGAGgaccagaaagaggaagaggaggcagaggaaaagaaacgGAAAACCCCTCTGCCACCCAAAAAGCCTCCTAAAGAGAAGACTTCTGCGGGTATCAAGGAGAGGAAGGCCAAGGCCCAGGGACAGAAGG GGGACCTGGGAAGCCCTGTCCCCCCAGCCAAACCTCTGCGCCTTAAGAAGAAGGAGGCACCAGCGGGGGAGGGGCCCAGGATGAGAAGGACGAAGAAGAAAG GATCTGGGGAGACTGACAGGGACCCCTCAGGGAGCCCGGCCAGAGTGAGAAAGAAGACTCCAGCAGCCTTGTTTCTGGTCCGGGAAGAAGGCTCAGCTGATAAAGCTCCAAAGAAGAAAG GCACTTCCAAAGGCCCAGAAGAGGCCCAGAAGGAGGACGAGGAAGAGGCGGAAGAAGGGGCAGCCGTGGGGACCAAGAACAGCAATCAGAAGGGCAAAGCGAAAGGAAAAGCCAAAAAGGTTGGGatccagaggggaagggggctgaGGCCCCTTCAGGGAGCAGGG CACACCCGGGATGGCCCAACCTTCTGGCAGCTGAAGG TTGTCCTGCCTGTCCTGCCTGTGTCCCAGTACTGGGGACCTGCTGAGAGCAGGGGAGCCAGTGCTTCCGGGCCTGATACACGCTCTGCCCCAAACCAGAAGGAGGAAAGAGCCCCATCCCCACCCATGGAAGTGGATGAGCCCCGGGAGTTTGTGCTCCAGCCTGCGCCCCAGGGCCGGACAGTACGCTGCAGGCTGACCCGGGACAAGAAGGGCATGGATCGGGGCCTGTATCCCTCCTACTTCCTGCACCTGGACACCGAGAAGAAG gtGTTTCTCCTGGCTGGCAGGAAACGGAAACGTAGCAAGACGGCCAATTACCTCATCTCCAGTGACCCCACCAATCTGTCCCGAGGAGGGGAGAATTTCATCGGGAAGctgag GTCCAATCTCCTGGGCAACCGCTTTACCGTCTTTGACAATGGGCAGAACCCGCATCGTGGAGGAGGCAGCACTAATGTAGGAAGCCTTCGGCAGGAACTGGCAGCTGTGATCTAT GAAACCAATGTCCTGGGCTTCCGGGGACCCCGGCGCATGACGGTCATCATTCCTGGCATGAATTCGGACAACGAGAGAGTCCCCATCCGGCCACGAAAT GCTAGCGATGGATTGCTGGTGCGCTGGCAGAACAAGACACTGGAGAGCCTCATTGAGCTGCACAACAAGCCACCTATCTGGAACGAAGACAGCGGCTCCTACACACTCAACTTCCAAGGCCGAGTCACACAAGCCTCGGTCAAGAACTTCCAGATTATCCATGCCGATGACC CGGACTACATCGTACTGCAGTTCGGTCGCGTGGCGGAGGACGCCTTCACTCTAGACTACCGCTACCCACTGTGCGCCCTGCAGGCCTTTGCCATCGCCCTCTCCAGTTTCGACGGGAAGCTGGCCTGCGAGTGA